A genomic segment from Gemmatimonas aurantiaca encodes:
- a CDS encoding TldD/PmbA family protein gives MTSRRDFLRQGGTALGASMGASLLAGSALAGIPRWLAAAPAPDPRALDAFTDIANVRELMNAALNAAKMAGATYADVRCSRQRQNFVFTREQQIQQVVDTDTVGIGVRALVNGTWGFAATRLLTTDGAAAAAREAVAIAKASRIARANPIEWLPTPVVANGVWKGAYTQDPFEIPVEQKADLLLKANANALKAKNVKYIFSGFFFVKDERNYANTDGTVTKQDVVRTWPTMQITAVSSDFTDFQNRSNMVAPMARGWEYVLQNDLVGNAQKWGEEAAAKLTGKPVDVGRYDLVLDPMNLWLTIHESIGHPTELDRAMGYEANYAGTSFIAPPDKMLGTLKYGPSIMNIQGDRSQEGGLSTIGWDDDGVKPDEFLIVKNGMFNDYQTTREQAPWLRWWYEKNNRPVRSHGCAYAQGWDNVQFQRMPNVSLLPGERDLTIDDLIAGTDRGILIQGDGSFSIDQQRYNAQFGGQLFHEIKGGKIVGVLKDVAYQIRTPDFWNSMDMIGGKRSYQLGGSFFDGKGQPPQVNAVSHGAPPARFRNVNVINTGRKA, from the coding sequence ATGACTTCCCGACGCGATTTTCTCAGGCAGGGCGGCACCGCCCTCGGCGCGTCCATGGGTGCGTCCCTGCTCGCCGGCAGTGCGCTGGCCGGCATTCCGCGATGGCTCGCGGCCGCACCCGCGCCAGACCCCCGCGCCCTCGACGCGTTCACCGACATCGCCAATGTCCGTGAACTCATGAACGCGGCCCTCAACGCCGCGAAGATGGCGGGTGCCACCTACGCCGACGTACGCTGCAGCCGCCAGCGGCAGAACTTCGTCTTCACCCGCGAACAGCAGATCCAGCAGGTCGTCGACACCGATACCGTGGGCATTGGCGTCCGGGCCCTGGTGAACGGCACCTGGGGATTTGCCGCCACGCGTCTGCTCACCACCGATGGCGCCGCCGCTGCCGCGCGGGAAGCCGTGGCCATTGCGAAAGCCTCACGCATCGCGCGCGCCAATCCCATCGAGTGGCTGCCCACCCCCGTGGTGGCGAATGGCGTGTGGAAGGGCGCCTACACGCAGGATCCCTTCGAGATTCCCGTCGAACAGAAGGCCGATCTGCTGCTCAAGGCCAATGCCAACGCGCTCAAGGCGAAGAACGTGAAGTACATCTTCAGCGGCTTCTTCTTCGTGAAGGACGAGCGCAACTACGCCAACACCGACGGCACGGTCACGAAGCAGGATGTGGTGCGCACCTGGCCCACCATGCAGATCACCGCGGTGTCCAGCGATTTCACCGACTTCCAGAACCGCTCCAACATGGTGGCTCCCATGGCCCGCGGCTGGGAGTACGTGCTGCAGAACGACCTGGTGGGCAATGCCCAGAAGTGGGGTGAGGAAGCGGCCGCCAAACTCACCGGCAAGCCGGTGGACGTGGGTCGTTACGATCTGGTGCTCGATCCGATGAACCTCTGGCTCACCATCCACGAAAGCATCGGGCATCCCACCGAGCTCGATCGCGCGATGGGTTACGAAGCCAACTACGCCGGCACGTCGTTCATCGCCCCGCCCGACAAGATGCTGGGCACGCTCAAGTACGGTCCGTCCATCATGAACATCCAGGGTGATCGCTCGCAGGAAGGCGGCCTCTCCACCATCGGATGGGACGACGACGGTGTGAAGCCCGATGAGTTCCTCATCGTGAAGAACGGCATGTTCAACGACTACCAGACCACGCGCGAACAGGCGCCGTGGCTGCGCTGGTGGTACGAAAAGAACAACCGCCCCGTGCGCTCACACGGCTGCGCGTATGCGCAGGGATGGGACAACGTGCAGTTCCAGCGCATGCCCAATGTGTCGCTGCTGCCGGGTGAACGTGATCTCACCATCGACGATCTCATCGCCGGCACCGATCGCGGCATTCTCATTCAGGGCGACGGCTCCTTCTCCATCGACCAGCAACGCTACAACGCGCAGTTCGGCGGCCAGCTCTTTCACGAGATCAAGGGCGGCAAGATCGTCGGGGTGCTCAAGGACGTGGCGTATCAGATCCGCACGCCGGATTTCTGGAACAGCATGGACATGATCGGCGGCAAGCGCAGCTATCAGCTCGGTGGTTCGTTCTTCGATGGCAAGGGACAACCGCCCCAGGTGAACGCCGTGAGTCACGGCGCGCCGCCCGCGCGTTTCCGCAACGTCAATGTCATCAACACCGGGAGGAAGGCCTGA
- a CDS encoding type II toxin-antitoxin system prevent-host-death family antitoxin yields MKTVSVSDAKSGLSALIREIRSGEAVVITDRGVPVAQLVPPPVTAGVSAHAIELAQRGRLILPSAPLEGEIETILQAPLPRARASAVAALRAERDDGY; encoded by the coding sequence ATGAAGACAGTGTCCGTCTCTGATGCAAAGAGCGGGTTGAGCGCGCTGATCCGGGAGATTCGGAGCGGAGAGGCGGTGGTCATCACCGATCGTGGGGTTCCGGTTGCGCAACTCGTGCCCCCGCCGGTTACCGCGGGGGTGTCGGCGCACGCGATCGAACTCGCCCAGCGGGGCCGCCTGATTCTTCCTTCGGCTCCGCTCGAGGGGGAAATCGAGACGATTCTACAAGCGCCGCTTCCGCGGGCTCGGGCGTCGGCAGTCGCAGCGCTCCGAGCCGAGCGGGATGACGGGTATTGA
- a CDS encoding glycoside hydrolase family 9 protein: protein MDTLRKLLVTVATIGAATSPNLLGAQSLAPPRALLPIDFPNSAEYGWLAKPVHASRVLDDMTQPANWKLTGAGTLSFPDAPRLSDMRALRVDMRLNRPPLPERPRLPAINLRRTVANEDWSAFNRISIWIRPDYTGVPVLPLQLVMHNDGAVKVPDRYNREGTHVITLQKNGWQQVTWEIEPLARDRVTLIEIGYFVNRMIANPDDRVAFEVGRIELQKVDPDVHTGWSVAPGKFAFSHSGYQVDSRKSAIANGLTASHFDVVRVGDIAFGESVLRKSVQQVTTPTGAFQQLDFSELTTPGRYVLRVGSAISKPFVVNDTAWLPSIWKSLNFYYGNRCGFDVPGVHGIDHLDWFATLGDKRITMSGGWHDAGDLSQGVINTGEGTYAMFALAERLMTEGRHPALVDRLIEEATWGLDWVLRVRFDGGYRIGFGSHNFWSNNIVGDADDRSVEAKNNPNANYISAAAGAIGARVLRTRDPARAAEALRIARDDWAHAIVGIEGPSTWHTPAFAAARMELASIGITASLELWRATGEAQYRDKAVELARIVMASQQVTRVGSTLPLSGFFYTGPDRDTIFHQFHRAADQAPIVALTQLIDALPGHADWMPWYATVVRYAEYQKRTARVTAPYEVLPAYVYRAVDSVQVPDSGGRYLEKQSEYAEQVRAGTPMGDGWYLRTFPVWFQRRGNYGVLLSQAKGLSAASRMRGDRDGLELATRQAEWVVGRNPFTQSTMYGEGYDWAQQYSVSSGDMVGTLPVGMQSRGTSDLPYYPSQNMYVYKEVWVHSSNRWLWLMEDLLPHAQGPAQGSASADTLALTSSTAANGDITLRLTVSGAGMHRYTLRTDNLRLRTPAQATQSVTLQAGAPATLTWTVRRDRSDAPWVAVVLEEGSRRRADRYEH, encoded by the coding sequence ATGGACACGTTGCGGAAACTCCTCGTCACGGTGGCCACGATTGGCGCGGCCACCTCTCCCAACTTGCTTGGCGCGCAGTCCCTCGCCCCGCCGCGCGCGCTGCTCCCCATCGACTTTCCGAATTCGGCGGAGTACGGCTGGCTCGCCAAGCCCGTGCACGCGAGCCGCGTGCTCGATGACATGACGCAGCCGGCCAACTGGAAACTCACCGGTGCCGGCACGCTGTCGTTTCCCGACGCGCCACGTCTGAGCGACATGCGGGCGCTGCGGGTGGACATGCGGCTCAACCGGCCGCCTCTCCCTGAACGGCCGCGGCTGCCTGCCATCAATCTCCGCCGCACGGTGGCCAACGAGGACTGGAGTGCGTTCAATCGCATCTCCATCTGGATCCGGCCCGACTACACCGGCGTACCCGTGCTGCCTCTGCAGCTCGTCATGCACAACGATGGCGCGGTGAAGGTGCCCGATCGCTACAACCGCGAAGGCACGCATGTCATCACGCTGCAGAAGAACGGGTGGCAGCAGGTGACGTGGGAGATCGAACCGCTGGCCCGCGATCGTGTCACGCTCATCGAGATCGGCTACTTCGTGAACCGCATGATCGCGAACCCCGACGATCGGGTGGCGTTCGAGGTCGGACGTATCGAACTGCAGAAGGTGGACCCCGATGTGCACACCGGCTGGAGCGTGGCGCCAGGCAAATTCGCGTTCAGTCATAGCGGGTATCAGGTGGACAGCCGGAAATCCGCGATCGCGAATGGTCTGACCGCTTCGCACTTCGACGTCGTGCGCGTGGGCGACATCGCGTTTGGCGAGAGTGTGCTGCGCAAGTCCGTGCAACAGGTGACCACACCCACCGGTGCATTCCAGCAGCTCGATTTCAGTGAACTCACCACACCCGGCCGTTACGTGTTGCGTGTGGGCTCGGCCATCAGCAAGCCCTTCGTGGTGAACGACACCGCCTGGCTGCCGTCCATCTGGAAGTCGCTCAATTTTTACTATGGCAACCGCTGCGGTTTTGATGTGCCGGGTGTGCACGGCATCGATCACCTCGACTGGTTCGCCACACTGGGCGACAAGCGCATCACCATGAGTGGTGGCTGGCACGACGCCGGCGATCTGTCGCAGGGCGTGATCAATACGGGCGAAGGCACGTATGCCATGTTCGCGCTGGCCGAGCGACTCATGACCGAAGGCCGTCACCCCGCCCTCGTGGACCGGCTCATCGAAGAAGCCACATGGGGACTCGACTGGGTGTTGCGCGTGCGTTTCGACGGGGGATACCGCATCGGATTCGGCAGTCACAACTTCTGGTCCAACAACATCGTCGGTGATGCGGACGACCGTTCCGTCGAAGCGAAGAACAATCCCAACGCCAATTACATCTCGGCGGCGGCCGGTGCGATCGGTGCGCGTGTATTGCGGACACGCGACCCGGCGCGTGCCGCCGAAGCGTTGCGCATCGCGCGCGACGACTGGGCGCATGCCATCGTCGGCATCGAAGGACCATCCACCTGGCATACACCGGCGTTTGCGGCCGCGCGCATGGAACTCGCCAGCATCGGCATCACCGCGTCACTCGAACTCTGGCGCGCCACCGGAGAGGCGCAGTACCGCGACAAGGCGGTGGAGCTCGCGCGCATCGTGATGGCGTCGCAGCAGGTGACGCGGGTGGGCAGCACGCTACCGCTGTCGGGCTTCTTCTACACCGGTCCCGATCGGGACACGATCTTTCATCAGTTCCACCGCGCGGCCGACCAGGCGCCCATCGTGGCGCTCACCCAGCTCATCGACGCACTGCCCGGTCACGCCGACTGGATGCCGTGGTATGCCACCGTCGTGCGCTACGCCGAGTATCAGAAGCGCACCGCGCGCGTGACGGCGCCATATGAAGTACTGCCGGCGTATGTCTATCGTGCGGTGGACAGCGTGCAGGTGCCCGACTCGGGCGGACGCTATCTGGAGAAGCAGAGCGAGTACGCCGAACAGGTGCGGGCCGGCACGCCCATGGGTGACGGCTGGTATCTGCGCACCTTCCCGGTGTGGTTCCAGCGCCGCGGCAACTACGGCGTGTTGCTGTCGCAGGCCAAGGGACTGTCGGCGGCATCACGCATGCGCGGCGATCGTGACGGACTCGAACTGGCCACGCGGCAGGCCGAATGGGTGGTGGGACGCAACCCGTTCACGCAGAGCACCATGTACGGTGAAGGCTACGACTGGGCGCAGCAGTACAGCGTGTCGTCGGGTGACATGGTCGGCACGCTGCCGGTGGGCATGCAGAGCCGTGGCACGAGCGATCTGCCGTACTACCCGTCGCAGAACATGTACGTGTACAAGGAAGTGTGGGTGCACTCCAGTAACCGCTGGTTGTGGCTCATGGAGGATCTGCTGCCACATGCGCAGGGCCCGGCGCAAGGTTCGGCGTCGGCCGACACATTGGCGCTCACCAGCAGCACGGCCGCCAATGGCGACATCACCCTGCGGCTCACCGTGAGCGGTGCCGGTATGCACCGCTACACGCTGCGCACCGACAACCTGCGACTCCGCACGCCGGCCCAGGCCACCCAATCGGTCACGCTGCAGGCGGGAGCACCCGCCACGCTGACCTGGACCGTCCGCCGGGATCGCTCCGACGCGCCGTGGGTGGCGGTGGTGCTCGAAGAGGGGAGCAGAAGGCGGGCTGATCGATATGAGCACTGA
- a CDS encoding Tex family protein, giving the protein MTAPAAPIGTLDATLVARVASELSLNPQQVHRTLVLFAEGATLPFIARYRKEVTGGLDEVQLRDVRERADYIKELEDRRAAILKSIDEQGKLDDTLKASILAADTKQALEDLYLPYKPKRRTRAMIARERGLGPLAEALWEGTASDEAALAKAAEFILPEVDGKPSEVPTADAALQGARDILAEQVAEDAVIRGWVREVTRAKGVVKSSVIAEKKSDDSKFKDYFEFSEPLGTIPSHRMLAIRRGETEGELLWRIEAPVEEINARLAGEVIGTRKATQQLTLVAADTYKRLLAPAIEVELRVELKTRADDEAIAIFGRNLEQLLLASPAGEKRVIGLDPGFRTGVKVAVVSATGALVHTDTLYLHQEDRFAGAVRAMVARFTPELIAIGNGTASRETETLTKAALRELDPPRPQVVVVNEAGASVYSASDLARQEFPELDVSLRGAVSIARRLQDPLAELVKIDPKSIGVGQYQHDVNQTRLKQRLDDTVESAVNRVGVEVNTASAALLGYVAGIGPSLAQAIVTLRDNQGGFKSRGDLKSVPRLGAKAFEQSAGFLRVRGGAHPLDASAVHPERYGLVERMAKDLGVNVAELIGNDALVDRIELATYVSNDVGNAVGMPTLRDIVAELKKPGRDPRAAFEPPAFRDDIQKPSDLLPGMVLEGVVTNIVAFGAFVDIGVHQDGLVHVSQLADRYVKDANDVVKVGQKVKVTVQSVDLPRNRIALSMRSDGGTSGARAGAAGEGGTRRDVQDNNRGHRDGRGPARPGKPAPKPFVPTKGAIAPNGIRFK; this is encoded by the coding sequence ATGACCGCACCCGCCGCACCGATCGGCACGCTCGACGCGACCCTCGTCGCGCGCGTTGCCTCCGAACTCTCGCTGAACCCGCAGCAGGTTCATCGCACCCTCGTGCTCTTCGCCGAGGGCGCCACGCTTCCCTTCATCGCCCGCTACCGCAAGGAAGTCACGGGTGGCCTCGACGAGGTGCAGCTCCGCGATGTGCGTGAGCGCGCCGACTACATCAAGGAACTCGAGGATCGTCGCGCCGCCATCCTCAAGAGCATCGATGAACAGGGCAAACTCGACGACACGCTCAAGGCCTCCATTCTCGCCGCCGACACCAAGCAGGCACTCGAGGATCTGTACCTCCCCTACAAGCCCAAGCGACGCACGCGGGCCATGATCGCGCGCGAACGTGGACTCGGTCCGCTGGCCGAGGCGCTCTGGGAAGGAACCGCCTCCGATGAAGCGGCGTTGGCAAAGGCGGCCGAGTTCATCCTGCCCGAAGTCGACGGCAAGCCCTCCGAAGTGCCCACCGCCGATGCAGCCCTGCAGGGCGCACGGGACATCCTTGCCGAACAGGTGGCCGAAGACGCCGTGATCCGTGGATGGGTACGCGAAGTCACCCGCGCGAAGGGTGTGGTGAAGAGCAGCGTCATCGCCGAGAAGAAGAGCGACGATTCCAAGTTCAAGGATTACTTCGAGTTTTCCGAACCGCTGGGAACCATTCCCAGCCATCGCATGCTGGCCATTCGTCGTGGTGAAACCGAAGGCGAACTGTTGTGGCGCATCGAAGCGCCCGTCGAAGAGATCAACGCGCGCCTGGCGGGCGAGGTGATCGGCACGCGCAAGGCCACGCAGCAACTGACGCTGGTGGCGGCCGATACCTACAAGCGTCTGCTCGCGCCGGCCATCGAGGTGGAACTGCGCGTGGAACTCAAGACACGCGCCGACGACGAAGCCATCGCCATCTTCGGCCGCAACCTCGAGCAATTGCTGCTTGCCTCGCCCGCCGGTGAGAAGCGCGTGATCGGACTCGATCCCGGTTTCCGTACCGGTGTGAAAGTGGCCGTAGTGAGCGCCACGGGAGCGCTCGTCCATACGGACACGCTCTATCTGCATCAGGAAGACCGCTTTGCCGGCGCCGTGCGCGCGATGGTCGCACGCTTCACGCCGGAGCTCATCGCGATCGGCAACGGTACCGCGAGCCGCGAAACGGAAACGCTCACCAAGGCCGCGTTGCGTGAGCTCGATCCGCCGCGTCCGCAGGTGGTGGTGGTGAATGAAGCGGGGGCGTCGGTGTATTCGGCCAGTGACCTCGCGCGACAGGAATTTCCCGAGCTCGACGTCTCGCTGCGTGGCGCGGTGAGCATCGCGCGCCGGTTGCAGGACCCGCTCGCCGAACTCGTGAAGATCGACCCCAAGAGCATCGGCGTGGGACAGTACCAGCACGATGTGAATCAGACGCGTCTCAAGCAGCGTCTCGACGACACGGTGGAGAGCGCCGTGAACCGGGTGGGCGTCGAGGTGAACACCGCCTCCGCCGCGCTGCTGGGGTATGTGGCCGGTATCGGCCCCTCGCTGGCGCAGGCCATCGTCACGCTGCGCGACAATCAGGGCGGATTCAAATCGCGAGGCGATCTCAAGAGCGTGCCGCGACTGGGCGCCAAGGCCTTCGAACAGTCGGCCGGCTTCCTGCGTGTGCGCGGCGGCGCGCATCCGCTCGACGCGAGTGCCGTGCACCCCGAGCGCTACGGCCTCGTGGAACGCATGGCCAAAGACCTCGGCGTGAACGTGGCCGAACTCATCGGCAACGATGCGCTGGTCGATCGCATCGAACTCGCGACGTACGTGAGCAACGATGTCGGCAACGCTGTGGGCATGCCCACGCTGCGGGACATCGTGGCCGAACTCAAAAAGCCCGGCCGCGATCCCCGCGCCGCATTCGAACCACCCGCGTTCCGCGACGACATCCAGAAGCCCAGCGATCTGCTGCCGGGCATGGTGCTGGAAGGGGTCGTCACCAACATCGTGGCCTTCGGGGCTTTTGTGGACATCGGCGTGCACCAGGATGGACTGGTGCACGTGAGCCAGTTGGCCGATCGCTATGTGAAGGACGCCAACGACGTGGTGAAGGTCGGCCAGAAGGTGAAAGTCACCGTGCAGAGCGTGGATCTGCCCCGCAACCGCATCGCGCTCAGCATGCGCAGCGATGGCGGCACGAGTGGCGCGCGCGCAGGAGCGGCGGGTGAAGGCGGCACACGACGGGATGTGCAGGACAACAACCGCGGCCACCGCGACGGTCGTGGCCCGGCGCGTCCCGGTAAGCCCGCGCCCAAGCCGTTCGTGCCCACCAAGGGCGCCATCGCACCAAACGGGATCCGATTCAAGTAG